The Corynebacterium suranareeae genome window below encodes:
- the solA gene encoding N-methyl-L-tryptophan oxidase, which translates to MKIAVIGLGSTGSMALWHLSKIPGVEAIGFEQFGISHGYGAFTGESRLFRMAYHEGSTYVPLLKRAQELWALLSDTSGREIFHNFGVLSTGKEDEAPFQRLVESVERYDLPHERLTAAEMRKRYPGLNFRDDEAGIVDLQGGALRPELAVFSAIEAARNNGAEIRDHQKITNIVDNGDHVIIQAGKQTTIVDRVIVTTGSWTGELVPSIAPLLEVRRLVLTWFLPTNPVDFQPENLPCFIRDRDGFHVFGAPCVDGYSIKIAGLDNWGVPMSAHVEDEDLRLDREAVSEFGRQTHDLFPGVNPEPNRFSVHYDTYTADKSPIIDKVDNVVVLTGGSGHAFKLSPAYGELAAQLALDADSPLYSKDFQISSHKPIKEAVGV; encoded by the coding sequence ATGAAAATTGCGGTAATTGGCCTTGGATCAACCGGCTCCATGGCGCTGTGGCATTTGAGTAAAATCCCAGGTGTTGAAGCTATTGGTTTTGAACAGTTTGGAATTTCACACGGTTATGGCGCATTTACTGGCGAATCTCGACTGTTTCGGATGGCTTATCACGAAGGCAGCACCTATGTTCCTTTGCTAAAGCGTGCGCAAGAGCTCTGGGCCTTGTTAAGTGATACTTCCGGGCGCGAGATTTTCCATAATTTTGGAGTGTTGAGCACTGGCAAGGAAGATGAAGCACCTTTCCAGCGGTTGGTGGAATCAGTAGAACGCTATGATCTGCCCCATGAGCGATTAACCGCGGCTGAGATGCGCAAGCGCTACCCAGGTTTGAACTTCCGCGATGACGAAGCTGGCATTGTTGACCTTCAGGGTGGAGCCCTTCGACCGGAATTAGCTGTATTTAGTGCCATTGAAGCAGCACGCAACAATGGTGCAGAAATACGAGATCACCAAAAAATCACCAACATTGTTGATAACGGCGACCACGTGATCATTCAAGCAGGCAAGCAAACCACGATCGTTGACCGCGTGATTGTCACCACCGGTAGCTGGACAGGAGAACTTGTGCCCTCTATTGCTCCACTGCTTGAAGTTCGACGATTGGTGCTGACGTGGTTCTTGCCCACTAACCCAGTCGACTTCCAACCGGAAAATCTTCCTTGCTTCATCCGTGATCGTGATGGGTTCCACGTTTTCGGTGCACCATGCGTTGATGGATACAGCATCAAGATCGCTGGACTAGACAACTGGGGTGTACCGATGAGTGCGCACGTAGAAGATGAAGATCTACGACTTGACCGAGAAGCGGTGTCAGAATTTGGCCGCCAAACCCACGATTTGTTCCCAGGGGTTAATCCAGAGCCCAATCGCTTTAGTGTCCACTATGACACTTATACTGCCGATAAATCTCCGATTATCGACAAGGTAGACAACGTAGTAGTGCTCACCGGTGGATCTGGACACGCCTTCAAGCTCTCTCCAGCTTATGGCGAACTAGCAGCACAATTGGCACTCGACGCTGACTCGCCTTTATACAGTAAAGATTTTCAGATCAGCTCCCACAAGCCAATCAAAGAGGCGGTGGGCGTATAG
- the zwf gene encoding glucose-6-phosphate dehydrogenase, which yields MSTNTTPTSWTNPLRDPQDKRLPRIAGPSGMVIFGVTGDLARKKLLPAIYDLANRGLLPPGFSLVGYGRREWSKEDFEKYVREAASAGARTEFRENVWERLAEGMEFVRGNFDDDEAFDNLAATLERIDKTRGTAGNWAYYLSIPPDSFAAVCHQLERSGMAESTEEAWRRVIIEKPFGHNLESAHELNQLVNAVFPESSVFRIDHYLGKETVQNILALRFANQLFEPLWNSNYVDHVQITMAEDIGLGGRAGYYDGIGAARDVIQNHLIQLLALVAMEEPISFVPAQLQAEKIKVLSATKPCYPLDKTSARGQYAAGWQGSEYVKGLREEDGFNPESTTETFAACTLEITSRRWAGVPFYLRTGKRLGRRVTEIAVVFKDAPHQPFDGDMTAALGQNAIVIRVQPDEGVLIRFGSKVPGSAMEVRDVNMDFSYSESFTEESPEAYERLILDALLDESSLFPTNEEVELSWKILDPILEAWDADGTPEDYPAGTWGPKSADEMLSRNGHSWRRP from the coding sequence GTGAGCACCAACACGACTCCCACCAGCTGGACCAACCCACTGCGCGACCCGCAGGATAAACGACTCCCCCGCATTGCTGGCCCTTCCGGCATGGTGATCTTCGGTGTCACTGGAGATCTAGCACGCAAGAAGCTGCTTCCCGCCATTTATGATCTGGCAAACCGTGGATTGCTCCCTCCAGGATTTTCGCTGGTTGGTTACGGCCGCCGCGAATGGTCCAAAGAAGACTTTGAAAAATATGTGCGTGAAGCCGCTAGCGCGGGTGCCCGTACAGAGTTCCGCGAAAACGTGTGGGAACGTCTTGCCGAGGGCATGGAGTTTGTCCGCGGAAACTTTGATGATGATGAAGCTTTTGACAACCTTGCGGCCACCCTAGAGCGCATTGATAAAACCCGTGGCACCGCTGGGAACTGGGCGTATTATCTGTCCATTCCGCCAGATTCCTTCGCTGCAGTCTGCCACCAACTAGAGCGCTCCGGCATGGCAGAATCCACCGAAGAAGCATGGCGTCGCGTCATCATTGAAAAGCCATTTGGCCACAACCTTGAGTCCGCGCATGAGCTCAACCAGTTGGTTAACGCGGTCTTCCCTGAATCTTCAGTGTTCCGAATCGATCACTACTTGGGTAAAGAGACTGTTCAAAACATTTTGGCATTGCGCTTTGCCAACCAGCTGTTTGAACCACTGTGGAATTCAAACTATGTCGATCACGTGCAAATCACCATGGCTGAAGATATCGGCTTGGGTGGTCGCGCTGGCTATTACGACGGTATTGGTGCCGCACGAGACGTCATCCAAAACCACCTAATTCAGCTCCTGGCTCTGGTTGCCATGGAGGAACCGATCTCTTTTGTTCCGGCACAGTTGCAGGCGGAAAAGATCAAGGTTCTTTCTGCCACCAAGCCGTGCTACCCGCTGGATAAAACCTCTGCTCGTGGACAATATGCCGCTGGTTGGCAGGGATCAGAATACGTCAAGGGCTTACGTGAAGAAGATGGATTCAATCCAGAATCCACCACGGAAACGTTTGCTGCCTGCACTTTAGAAATCACGTCGCGCCGTTGGGCTGGTGTCCCGTTTTATCTGCGCACCGGCAAGCGTCTTGGTCGACGGGTCACTGAAATCGCGGTGGTGTTTAAAGATGCACCTCACCAACCGTTCGATGGTGATATGACTGCTGCTCTTGGCCAAAACGCCATTGTCATTAGAGTTCAGCCTGATGAGGGCGTGCTGATTCGTTTCGGTTCCAAGGTGCCAGGTTCTGCCATGGAAGTTCGCGATGTCAACATGGACTTCTCCTATTCAGAGTCGTTTACCGAGGAATCCCCTGAGGCCTATGAGCGCCTCATTTTGGATGCCCTCTTGGATGAATCCAGCCTCTTCCCCACCAATGAAGAAGTGGAACTCAGCTGGAAGATTCTGGACCCAATTCTTGAAGCATGGGATGCAGACGGCACACCTGAGGATTACCCTGCGGGAACGTGGGGTCCAAAGAGCGCAGATGAAATGCTTTCCCGCAACGGTCACTCCTGGCGCAGGCCATAA
- the pgl gene encoding 6-phosphogluconolactonase yields the protein MVDVVRARDTEDLVAHAAARFIQVVEAATADDGTARVVLTGGGAGIKLLEKLSVDAAHLPWERIHVFFGDERNVPVSDPESNEGQARAALLSKVAIPEGNIHGYGLGEVDLAQAATAYEAVLDKFAPNGFDLHLLGMGGEGHINSLFPHTDAVKESSAKVLAVFDSPKPPSERATLTLPAVHSAKRVWLLVSGSEKAEAAAAIVNGEPAVEWPAAGATGAEETILFVADDAAVNL from the coding sequence ATGGTTGATGTAGTTCGCGCACGTGATACTGAGGATTTGGTTGCACATGCTGCAGCACGATTTATCCAGGTTGTAGAAGCCGCTACCGCAGATGATGGCACGGCACGTGTTGTTCTCACCGGTGGCGGAGCGGGCATAAAGTTGCTGGAAAAGCTCAGTGTGGATGCAGCCCACCTGCCGTGGGAGCGGATTCACGTATTTTTCGGTGATGAGCGCAACGTCCCTGTTTCTGATCCAGAATCCAACGAGGGTCAGGCCAGAGCTGCACTACTGTCTAAGGTCGCCATTCCAGAAGGCAATATCCATGGGTATGGCCTTGGTGAAGTAGATCTAGCACAGGCAGCAACAGCATATGAAGCTGTGTTGGATAAGTTCGCTCCCAATGGTTTTGATCTCCACCTGCTGGGTATGGGCGGCGAGGGTCATATTAATTCCCTTTTCCCTCACACTGACGCAGTTAAGGAAAGCTCTGCGAAGGTTTTGGCTGTATTTGATTCCCCTAAGCCTCCTTCAGAGCGTGCAACTTTGACACTTCCTGCGGTTCACTCCGCTAAGCGGGTGTGGCTGTTGGTTTCAGGTAGTGAGAAGGCAGAGGCTGCTGCAGCTATCGTTAACGGTGAACCTGCAGTTGAATGGCCTGCTGCTGGGGCAACCGGTGCTGAAGAAACTATCCTCTTCGTCGCTGATGATGCCGCGGTGAATCTCTAA
- a CDS encoding glucose-6-phosphate dehydrogenase assembly protein OpcA: protein MIFELPDTTTQAISKTLSRLRESGTQVTTGRVLTLIVVTDSESDVAAITQSTNEASREHPSRVIILVVGDKTAETKVDAEVRIGGDAGASEMIIIHLNGPVADKLQYVVTPLLLPDTPIVAWWPGESPKDPAQDPIGRIAQRRITDALYDRDDALEDRVENYHPGDTDMTWARLTQWRGLVASALDHPPHSEISSVRLTGASGSTSVDLAAGWLSRRLNVPVIREATDAPTVPTDEFGTPLLAIQRLEIVRTTGSIVITIQDAHTVRVEMPESGNPPSLVAIGRRSEADCLAEELRHMDPDLGYQHALSGLSNVKMETV from the coding sequence ATGATCTTTGAACTTCCAGACACCACTACTCAAGCAATCTCCAAGACACTTTCGCGCCTGCGCGAATCTGGCACCCAGGTGACCACAGGTCGGGTGTTAACGCTCATCGTGGTTACTGATTCTGAAAGCGATGTCGCAGCAATCACGCAATCAACCAATGAGGCATCACGTGAACACCCATCGCGTGTGATCATTTTGGTTGTTGGTGATAAAACAGCAGAAACCAAGGTCGATGCTGAAGTCCGCATCGGTGGAGATGCCGGTGCCTCCGAGATGATTATCATTCATCTCAACGGCCCGGTTGCTGACAAATTGCAGTATGTTGTCACGCCGTTACTGCTTCCAGATACCCCGATCGTGGCATGGTGGCCAGGTGAATCACCAAAGGATCCAGCACAAGATCCAATTGGGCGCATTGCACAGCGACGCATCACTGATGCTTTGTATGACCGTGATGATGCCCTAGAGGATCGGGTGGAAAATTATCACCCGGGTGATACCGATATGACGTGGGCTCGCTTGACACAGTGGCGCGGTCTCGTGGCTTCTGCGCTGGACCATCCGCCTCACAGCGAGATTTCTTCTGTCAGGCTCACGGGAGCTAGCGGAAGTACTTCGGTGGATTTGGCTGCAGGTTGGCTTTCCCGCAGACTTAATGTCCCAGTTATCCGTGAGGCAACGGATGCTCCAACTGTGCCAACTGATGAATTTGGCACTCCACTGTTGGCTATCCAGAGGTTGGAAATTGTCCGCACAACTGGATCGATTGTGATCACTATCCAAGATGCTCACACCGTTCGAGTAGAGATGCCAGAGTCCGGCAATCCCCCATCATTGGTTGCTATTGGTCGACGCAGTGAAGCTGATTGTTTGGCTGAAGAACTTCGCCATATGGACCCTGATTTGGGCTACCAGCATGCACTTTCTGGTCTATCCAATGTCAAAATGGAAACTGTTTAA